In the Pseudomonas orientalis genome, one interval contains:
- a CDS encoding FAD-dependent oxidoreductase, with translation MAFDLITSSDSRHSTLQKGFNLRWPLGNVQGESSSNGASRIYLCHSPQDIIDAAAEALAITHGRITVRSGGHCYEGFVSNRMPGNSDEVLSILDISPLNQVVYAADGQLASALVPARPERYSFRLEAGAQNWDAYVRLYKLANKTLPGGSCYSVGLGGHICGGGYGLLSRKHGLVCDWLHGVDMLVPNAQGSGLTPVHVSRDSTDPDELDLFAACCGAGGGQFGIITSYYFKALPEAPKEVLWLALEWDWSLLTEKSRLDNLLIAYQDWFALNQNNPDTWGLATKLEMRHPNTGNVTLGVHYVDRAGGLEDQAPFEDFVAKMLAAIGLPATECLVPFYVVHMPSGGARGRTINALPDALAATRRLDWLVCQQTLNGSGDNLRGRYKSAYQKGEFTPQVLQAIWDTLHLDDPDEHLTQSLIQIQSFGGRINEPSPAVRKESSASQRSSYLKWQPQCYWHGAGEAADQAHARWIQGLFFQAFANDQGVPLNDQFEGCYINYPDLDMTHVGGDPSNGKNPYWYKIFVPDLMIESRLRRTKRHWDPHNMFRNEMSVP, from the coding sequence ATGGCATTTGATCTCATTACGTCTTCAGACTCCCGTCACTCCACCTTGCAGAAAGGCTTCAACCTGCGCTGGCCGTTGGGCAACGTGCAGGGCGAGTCGTCGTCCAACGGCGCGAGTCGCATCTACCTCTGCCACAGTCCCCAGGACATCATCGACGCCGCCGCCGAGGCGCTGGCGATCACCCACGGCCGTATAACGGTTCGAAGCGGTGGTCACTGCTACGAAGGTTTCGTCTCCAACAGGATGCCCGGCAACAGCGACGAGGTGCTATCGATTCTGGATATCAGCCCGCTGAACCAAGTGGTCTACGCTGCCGACGGGCAACTCGCTTCCGCGCTGGTGCCCGCGCGGCCTGAACGCTACAGCTTTCGCCTGGAGGCCGGTGCGCAGAATTGGGACGCCTACGTCAGGTTGTACAAGCTGGCCAATAAAACATTGCCGGGCGGCTCGTGCTATTCGGTAGGCCTGGGCGGGCATATCTGCGGAGGCGGCTATGGGTTGCTGTCACGCAAACATGGCCTGGTGTGCGATTGGCTGCACGGCGTGGACATGTTGGTGCCCAATGCACAGGGCAGCGGACTGACACCCGTGCATGTCTCGCGAGACAGTACAGACCCTGACGAGCTGGACCTCTTCGCGGCGTGTTGCGGCGCAGGCGGCGGTCAGTTCGGCATCATCACCAGCTATTACTTCAAGGCGTTGCCCGAGGCGCCGAAGGAAGTGCTCTGGCTGGCGCTGGAATGGGACTGGTCGCTGCTGACCGAGAAGTCCAGGCTCGACAATCTGCTTATTGCCTATCAAGACTGGTTCGCCCTCAACCAAAACAATCCCGACACCTGGGGATTGGCCACAAAACTGGAGATGCGCCACCCAAACACCGGCAATGTGACCCTGGGCGTTCACTACGTTGATCGGGCTGGAGGGCTGGAAGACCAGGCGCCCTTTGAAGATTTCGTCGCAAAAATGCTCGCCGCCATTGGCCTGCCCGCGACGGAATGCCTGGTGCCGTTTTACGTCGTGCATATGCCAAGCGGCGGCGCCCGCGGACGCACCATCAATGCATTGCCGGACGCATTGGCGGCCACACGACGCCTGGATTGGCTGGTGTGCCAGCAGACCTTGAACGGTTCGGGGGACAATCTGCGAGGGCGCTACAAGTCAGCCTATCAAAAGGGTGAGTTCACCCCTCAGGTGCTCCAGGCGATCTGGGACACACTGCACCTGGACGACCCTGATGAACACTTGACCCAGAGCCTGATACAAATCCAGTCATTTGGCGGGCGTATCAACGAGCCTTCACCGGCGGTTCGCAAAGAGTCGTCGGCTTCACAACGCTCCTCCTACCTGAAGTGGCAACCGCAATGTTATTGGCACGGTGCCGGCGAGGCGGCAGACCAGGCACACGCCCGCTGGATTCAGGGACTGTTTTTCCAAGCGTTTGCCAATGACCAGGGAGTGCCCCTCAATGACCAGTTCGAGGGTTGCTACATCAATTACCCGGACCTGGACATGACCCATGTCGGCGGCGACCCCAGCAATGGGAAAAATCCCTACTGGTACAAGATTTTCGTCCCCGACCTCATGATCGAAAGCCGCCTGCGCCGCACCAAGCGGCACTGGGACCCGCACAACATGTTCCGTAACGAGATGTCCGTGCCGTGA
- the trpB gene encoding tryptophan synthase subunit beta: MTQSQTDLRNGPDVNGLFGAFGGRYVAETLMPLILELAREYEAAKIDPAFNEELAYFQRDYVGRPSPLYFAERLTEFCGGAKIYLKREELNHTGAHKINNCIGQILLARRMGKKRIIAETGAGMHGVATATVAARFGLQCVIYMGTTDIERQQANVFRMKLLGAEVIPVVAGTGTLKDAMNEALRDWVTNVDDTFYLIGTVAGPHPYPAMVRDFQAVIGKETRDQMQAQEGRLPDSLVACIGGGSNAMGLFHPFLDDTSVEIIGVEAAGHGIETGKHAASLNGGVPGVLHGNRTFLLQDDDGQIIDAHSISAGLDYPGIGPEHAWLHDIGRVQYTSVTDDEALDAFHKCCRLEGIIPALESAHALAEVFKRAPTLPKDHLMVINLSGRGDKDMQTVMHHMEQSQQEKH, translated from the coding sequence ATGACTCAGTCCCAGACCGACCTGCGCAACGGCCCCGACGTCAACGGCCTGTTTGGCGCGTTCGGCGGCCGTTACGTCGCTGAAACCCTGATGCCGTTGATCCTCGAACTGGCCCGTGAATACGAAGCGGCCAAGATCGATCCGGCGTTCAATGAAGAATTGGCCTACTTCCAGCGCGATTACGTCGGGCGTCCAAGCCCGCTGTACTTCGCTGAACGCCTGACCGAGTTCTGCGGCGGCGCCAAGATCTACCTCAAGCGCGAAGAGCTGAACCATACCGGCGCGCACAAGATCAACAACTGCATCGGCCAGATCCTGCTGGCACGGCGCATGGGCAAGAAACGCATCATCGCCGAGACCGGCGCCGGCATGCACGGTGTGGCCACTGCCACCGTCGCTGCGCGCTTTGGCCTGCAATGTGTGATCTACATGGGCACCACCGACATCGAACGCCAACAGGCCAACGTGTTTCGCATGAAGCTGCTGGGCGCTGAAGTGATCCCGGTGGTCGCCGGCACCGGCACCCTGAAAGACGCAATGAACGAAGCCCTGCGTGACTGGGTGACCAACGTCGACGACACGTTCTACCTGATCGGCACCGTGGCCGGCCCGCACCCTTACCCGGCCATGGTGCGTGACTTCCAGGCCGTGATCGGCAAGGAAACCCGCGACCAGATGCAAGCCCAGGAAGGCCGCCTGCCGGACAGCCTGGTGGCATGCATCGGCGGCGGTTCCAATGCCATGGGCCTGTTCCACCCGTTCCTGGATGACACCAGCGTTGAGATCATCGGCGTTGAAGCAGCCGGCCACGGCATCGAAACCGGCAAGCACGCCGCCAGCCTGAATGGCGGGGTGCCCGGTGTACTGCACGGCAACCGCACCTTCCTGCTGCAGGACGATGACGGCCAGATCATCGACGCGCACTCGATTTCCGCAGGCCTGGACTACCCCGGCATCGGCCCTGAACACGCCTGGTTGCACGACATCGGCCGCGTCCAGTACACCTCGGTGACGGACGACGAAGCCCTCGACGCTTTCCACAAATGCTGCCGCCTGGAAGGGATTATTCCTGCGCTGGAAAGCGCCCACGCCCTGGCCGAAGTATTCAAACGCGCGCCGACCCTGCCCAAGGATCATCTGATGGTGATCAACCTGTCCGGTCGAGGCGACAAAGACATGCAGACCGTCATGCACCATATGGAACAGTCCCAGCAGGAGAAACATTGA
- a CDS encoding DUF883 family protein, which translates to MANTSLRKASLESMEAEISSLLKSLESLKDDASDESRKTLKALKSNAENALKHSRHLISDAYEESKVKIRETGVATRDYAQEHPWTTAGVAVGALGLLAAYLLCKRGD; encoded by the coding sequence ATGGCCAACACTTCTTTACGCAAAGCGTCGCTGGAAAGCATGGAAGCCGAGATTTCGAGCCTGCTCAAATCCCTCGAGAGCCTCAAGGACGACGCATCCGATGAGTCGCGCAAAACCCTGAAGGCCCTGAAAAGCAATGCCGAGAATGCCCTCAAGCACTCCCGCCACCTGATCAGCGACGCCTACGAAGAAAGCAAAGTCAAAATCCGCGAAACCGGCGTTGCCACTCGCGACTACGCACAAGAGCACCCATGGACTACAGCCGGCGTTGCGGTAGGCGCTTTGGGTCTGCTGGCCGCTTACCTGCTGTGCAAACGCGGCGACTAA
- a CDS encoding LLM class flavin-dependent oxidoreductase has translation MKSLSDVKFSTLDLVPVRANGSAAQSLRNSLDLAQHVEKLGYNRFWVAEHHNMDGIASSATSVLLGYLAGGTSTIRVGSGGVMLPNHAPLVIAEQFGTLESLYPGRIDLGLGRAPGSDQMTARALRRERSGSADDFPQDVAELMAYLGPRTPDQRVIAVPGTGTNVPVWLLGSSLFSAQLAGERGLPYAFASHFAPRLMHEAIRVYRNHFKPSAVLDKPYVMLGIPLVAADTDEQADYLATSVYQRILALMRGQSLVQRPPVKTMEGLWLPHEKEAVGSFLGLAMVGSPAKIRAKLEVLIEQTGADELIFTCDLYEHADRIHSYELLAQVMKS, from the coding sequence ATGAAATCGCTGTCCGACGTGAAGTTCTCGACCCTCGACCTGGTGCCCGTACGCGCCAACGGCAGTGCGGCGCAATCGTTGCGCAACTCCCTGGACCTTGCCCAGCACGTGGAAAAACTCGGCTATAACCGTTTCTGGGTAGCTGAGCACCACAATATGGACGGTATCGCCAGCTCGGCCACGTCGGTGTTGCTCGGCTATCTGGCCGGTGGCACCTCGACTATCCGCGTCGGCTCCGGCGGAGTGATGCTGCCCAACCACGCGCCGCTGGTGATTGCCGAACAGTTCGGCACCCTGGAAAGTTTGTATCCTGGCCGTATCGACCTGGGCCTGGGCCGCGCGCCCGGCTCCGACCAGATGACCGCCCGCGCCTTGCGCCGTGAGCGCTCCGGTAGTGCGGACGACTTCCCGCAAGATGTGGCCGAACTGATGGCCTATCTCGGCCCACGCACGCCCGACCAGCGGGTGATCGCGGTGCCCGGCACTGGCACCAACGTGCCGGTATGGTTACTGGGCTCAAGCCTGTTCAGCGCGCAATTGGCTGGTGAACGTGGCTTGCCCTACGCCTTCGCCTCACATTTCGCACCGCGGCTGATGCATGAAGCGATTCGGGTGTACCGCAACCACTTCAAGCCTTCGGCGGTGCTGGACAAGCCCTACGTGATGCTCGGCATTCCGCTGGTCGCCGCGGACACCGACGAACAGGCCGACTACCTGGCCACCTCGGTGTACCAGCGCATCCTCGCGCTGATGCGCGGGCAAAGCCTGGTGCAGCGCCCACCGGTAAAAACCATGGAAGGCCTGTGGCTGCCCCACGAGAAAGAAGCGGTGGGCAGTTTCCTCGGCCTGGCGATGGTGGGCAGCCCGGCGAAGATTCGCGCCAAACTGGAGGTGTTGATCGAACAGACCGGCGCCGACGAACTGATCTTTACCTGCGACCTGTATGAGCACGCCGACCGGATTCATTCCTACGAGCTGCTGGCGCAGGTGATGAAGAGCTGA
- a CDS encoding dodecin — MSEHHTYKKVELVGSSTTTIEDAIQNALAEASKSLKHLEWFEVTETRGHIENGKVAHYQVTLKVGFRIASS, encoded by the coding sequence ATGAGCGAACATCACACCTACAAGAAAGTCGAACTGGTGGGCTCATCCACCACCACCATCGAGGACGCGATCCAGAACGCCCTGGCCGAAGCCAGCAAGAGCCTCAAGCATCTGGAGTGGTTTGAAGTGACTGAAACCCGTGGGCATATCGAGAATGGCAAGGTTGCTCACTATCAGGTCACCCTGAAGGTGGGATTCCGAATTGCCAGTAGTTGA
- a CDS encoding DUF1161 domain-containing protein — protein sequence MKKFLLAVGLLSIAGTALAAGKPCEELKSEIAAKIDAKGASGYSLEVVDKGAAAGGDVVGSCEGGTKEIVYKRG from the coding sequence ATGAAGAAGTTCTTGTTGGCGGTAGGTTTGTTGAGCATTGCAGGTACGGCCCTGGCGGCGGGCAAGCCTTGTGAAGAACTGAAAAGCGAAATTGCAGCGAAAATCGACGCCAAGGGCGCGTCGGGGTATTCGCTTGAAGTGGTGGATAAAGGTGCTGCGGCCGGCGGCGATGTAGTCGGCAGCTGTGAAGGCGGCACCAAGGAAATCGTCTACAAGCGCGGTTGA
- a CDS encoding HAD family hydrolase, which produces MILHHRTVLFDLDGTLTDPREGITRSIQYALGKLGIDEPDLTRLEHFIGPPLLQAFMQFYGFDEAKAWEAVNFYRERFKVTGLYENQVFDGVMPLLEELNSQGRQLYVATSKPWEFAREIARHFDFAKHFKVIYGSELDGTRTNKVELIAHLVREEGLDPATTLMIGDRKHDLIGARSNELDSVAVGYGFGSFEELNAEAPTWHFETLVEMHQAFLRRT; this is translated from the coding sequence ATGATCCTGCACCACCGGACGGTACTGTTCGACCTCGACGGCACCCTCACCGACCCGCGCGAAGGCATCACGCGTTCGATCCAGTATGCCCTCGGCAAGCTGGGCATCGACGAGCCGGACCTGACCCGCCTCGAACACTTCATCGGCCCGCCGTTGTTGCAGGCGTTCATGCAGTTCTATGGCTTCGACGAGGCAAAGGCGTGGGAAGCGGTGAATTTTTATCGCGAACGCTTCAAGGTCACCGGGCTTTATGAAAACCAGGTGTTCGACGGCGTGATGCCACTGCTGGAAGAACTGAACAGCCAGGGCCGCCAGCTCTACGTGGCAACATCCAAGCCGTGGGAATTCGCCCGTGAGATCGCGCGGCATTTCGACTTTGCCAAGCACTTCAAGGTGATTTACGGCAGCGAGCTGGATGGCACACGCACCAACAAGGTCGAGTTGATCGCCCATCTGGTGCGTGAAGAAGGGTTGGACCCGGCCACCACCTTGATGATCGGTGATCGCAAGCATGACCTGATCGGCGCGCGCAGCAATGAGCTGGACTCGGTGGCGGTAGGCTATGGATTTGGCAGCTTTGAGGAACTGAATGCCGAAGCGCCGACCTGGCATTTTGAGACCTTGGTAGAAATGCATCAGGCGTTTTTGCGGCGGACGTGA
- a CDS encoding gamma carbonic anhydrase family protein, whose translation MTLRTYQNHTPTLCAGAFVDVSAVVIGDVEIGADSSVWPLTVIRGDMHRIRIGARTSVQDGCVLHITHAGPFNPDGFPLLIGDDVTIAHKVMLHGCTVGSRILIGMGSIVMDGAVVEDDVIIGAGSLVPPGKKLDSGFLYVGSPVKQVRPLTDKERAFFTYSAANYVKLKDLHIAEGFDQ comes from the coding sequence GTGACCCTTCGCACCTATCAGAATCACACGCCAACCCTGTGCGCCGGGGCGTTTGTCGATGTTTCGGCGGTGGTGATCGGCGATGTCGAAATCGGCGCCGACAGCTCGGTATGGCCATTGACGGTGATTCGCGGCGACATGCACCGCATCCGTATCGGTGCGCGCACCAGCGTGCAGGACGGCTGTGTGCTGCACATCACCCACGCCGGCCCGTTCAACCCGGACGGTTTCCCGCTGTTGATTGGCGACGACGTCACCATCGCTCATAAAGTCATGCTGCATGGCTGCACCGTAGGCAGCCGCATCCTGATCGGCATGGGCAGCATCGTCATGGACGGGGCCGTGGTGGAAGATGACGTGATCATCGGGGCCGGCAGCCTGGTGCCGCCGGGCAAGAAACTCGACAGCGGTTTTTTGTACGTCGGCAGTCCGGTTAAACAGGTCCGCCCACTGACCGACAAGGAGCGTGCCTTCTTCACCTACAGCGCGGCGAACTACGTAAAGCTAAAAGACCTGCACATCGCTGAAGGATTCGATCAATGA
- a CDS encoding aminopeptidase — MIRRFLPGLMVMLLGGCSSVSYYGQLASGQWHLLRAREPVAEVVADPARPPSLREHLLQSQKARTFASQQLHLPDNQSYRLYADIGRPYVVWNVFATQEFSLSAQNHCFPIAGCVAYRGYYRQGAARGEAALLRQQGMDVAIGGVEAYSTLGWFNDPIISSMMSWGDERLATLIFHELAHQRFYVKDDTEFNESFATFVEQEGTRQWRAARGLAPLSDATLQQRDQFTRLILDTRKRLETLYAQPLAADVMRQAKAAQFERLRREYRHLRDTQWGGDKRYDAWINQPMNNARLLPFGLYDQWVPAFAALFAQEGRDWVRFYGAVEMLGGLPVEQRKAALRQLESVAH; from the coding sequence ATGATCAGGCGTTTTCTTCCAGGGTTGATGGTTATGTTGCTCGGCGGCTGCTCCAGCGTCAGTTACTACGGCCAGTTAGCCAGTGGCCAGTGGCACTTGCTGCGGGCGCGGGAACCGGTGGCCGAGGTCGTTGCCGATCCGGCCCGTCCTCCATCGTTGCGTGAGCACCTGCTTCAATCGCAGAAGGCTCGTACCTTCGCCAGCCAACAGCTGCACCTGCCGGACAATCAAAGCTACCGGCTCTACGCCGATATTGGCCGCCCCTATGTGGTGTGGAATGTGTTCGCCACGCAGGAGTTTTCTCTTTCTGCGCAAAACCACTGCTTCCCCATCGCCGGTTGCGTGGCCTATCGCGGCTATTACCGCCAGGGCGCGGCGCGTGGCGAGGCGGCGTTGCTGCGCCAGCAAGGCATGGACGTGGCGATTGGCGGCGTCGAAGCCTATTCCACGCTGGGCTGGTTCAATGACCCGATCATCAGTTCGATGATGAGCTGGGGTGATGAGCGTCTGGCCACATTGATCTTCCACGAGCTGGCGCATCAGCGCTTTTACGTGAAGGACGACACCGAATTCAACGAGTCATTCGCCACCTTCGTCGAGCAGGAGGGTACGCGGCAATGGCGCGCCGCCCGTGGCCTGGCGCCGCTGAGCGATGCGACGTTGCAGCAGCGCGACCAGTTTACCCGGTTGATTCTCGATACCCGCAAACGCCTGGAAACCCTTTACGCCCAGCCCTTGGCCGCCGATGTGATGCGCCAGGCCAAGGCCGCGCAGTTCGAACGCCTGCGCCGTGAGTACCGCCACCTGCGCGACACCCAGTGGGGCGGCGACAAGCGTTATGACGCCTGGATCAACCAGCCGATGAACAACGCGCGGCTGCTGCCGTTCGGGCTGTATGACCAGTGGGTGCCGGCGTTTGCGGCGTTGTTTGCGCAGGAAGGGCGGGATTGGGTGAGGTTCTATGGGGCGGTGGAAATGTTAGGCGGGTTGCCGGTGGAGCAGCGCAAGGCGGCGTTGAGGCAGTTGGAGAGTGTTGCCCATTAG
- a CDS encoding DUF1161 domain-containing protein, giving the protein MKRFALAVICGVLATSAVAAPKDCEELRKEIEVNIQAKAIPSYTLEIITAEEAKNHDSAMIVGSCENGTKRIIYQKNND; this is encoded by the coding sequence ATGAAACGTTTTGCTTTGGCGGTTATCTGCGGCGTATTGGCCACTTCGGCCGTGGCCGCGCCAAAAGACTGCGAAGAGCTGCGCAAGGAAATCGAAGTCAACATCCAGGCCAAGGCGATCCCGTCCTATACCCTGGAAATCATCACCGCCGAAGAAGCCAAGAATCATGACAGCGCCATGATTGTCGGCTCGTGCGAAAACGGCACCAAGCGCATCATCTATCAGAAAAACAACGACTGA
- a CDS encoding OsmC family protein → MSIVKKASAHWEGDLKTGLGSISTETGVLREAPYGFKARFEGGKGTNPEELIGAAHAGCFSMAFSMILGDAGLKADSIDTEAQVTLDQVEGGFAITAVHLVLKAKIPGASQAQFDELSKKAKEGCPVSKVLNATITLDATLLN, encoded by the coding sequence ATGAGTATCGTTAAAAAGGCATCCGCGCATTGGGAAGGCGATCTGAAGACCGGCCTGGGTTCCATTTCCACCGAGACCGGCGTGCTGCGCGAAGCGCCCTACGGCTTCAAGGCTCGTTTCGAAGGCGGCAAGGGTACCAACCCTGAAGAGCTGATTGGTGCGGCCCACGCCGGCTGTTTCTCCATGGCATTTTCCATGATTCTCGGCGATGCAGGTCTTAAGGCTGACAGCATCGACACCGAAGCTCAGGTGACGCTCGACCAGGTCGAGGGCGGTTTTGCGATTACCGCTGTGCATCTGGTGCTTAAAGCCAAGATCCCAGGCGCCAGCCAGGCACAGTTCGACGAACTGAGCAAAAAGGCCAAGGAAGGATGCCCGGTGTCCAAAGTGCTGAATGCAACCATCACCCTGGATGCCACGCTTTTGAACTAA
- the trpA gene encoding tryptophan synthase subunit alpha: MSRLQTRFAQLKEQNRAALVTFVTAGDPGYDASLAILKGLPAAGADVIELGMPFTDPMADGPAIQLANIRALEARQNLAKTLQMVREFRKDNNDTPLVLMGYFNPIHKYGVPQFITDAKEAGVDGLIVVDMPPEHNGELCDPAQAAGIDFIRLTTPTTDDVRLPTVLNGSSGFVYYVSVAGVTGAGAATLEHVEEAVKRLRRHTDLPISIGFGIRTPQQAAAIARLADGVVVGSALIDHIASASSDQQAIDGVLSHCAALSEGVRNARR, encoded by the coding sequence ATGAGCCGCCTGCAAACGCGCTTCGCGCAACTCAAGGAGCAGAACCGCGCCGCCCTGGTGACCTTCGTCACTGCCGGCGACCCGGGTTATGACGCCTCGCTGGCGATCCTCAAAGGCCTGCCCGCTGCCGGAGCCGACGTGATCGAGCTGGGCATGCCCTTCACCGACCCGATGGCCGACGGCCCGGCCATCCAATTGGCCAACATCCGTGCGCTGGAAGCCAGGCAGAACCTGGCGAAAACCCTGCAGATGGTTCGCGAGTTCCGCAAAGACAACAACGACACGCCGCTGGTGTTGATGGGCTACTTCAACCCGATTCACAAGTACGGTGTGCCGCAATTCATCACCGACGCCAAGGAAGCGGGCGTAGACGGGCTGATCGTGGTGGACATGCCGCCTGAACACAACGGTGAACTGTGCGATCCGGCCCAGGCGGCGGGTATCGACTTCATCCGCCTGACCACGCCGACCACTGACGATGTACGCTTGCCGACGGTGCTCAACGGCAGCTCCGGCTTTGTGTACTACGTGTCAGTAGCGGGCGTGACCGGTGCCGGCGCGGCAACCCTGGAGCACGTCGAAGAAGCGGTGAAGCGCCTGCGTCGCCATACCGACCTGCCGATCAGCATCGGCTTCGGCATTCGCACGCCGCAACAAGCGGCGGCCATTGCGCGCCTGGCGGACGGTGTGGTGGTGGGCTCCGCGCTGATCGATCACATCGCCAGCGCCAGCAGCGACCAGCAAGCGATCGATGGCGTACTGAGCCATTGCGCGGCGCTGTCCGAAGGCGTGCGCAACGCTCGCCGGTAA
- a CDS encoding LysR family transcriptional regulator — translation MSRDLPPLNALRAFEATARLGSVSQAAEQLHVTHGAVSRQLKVLEEHLGVSLFVKDGRGLKLTDAGARLRDASAEAFERLRDVCAELTQRSADAPFVLGCSGSLLARWLIPRLGRLNADLPDLRLHLSAGDGDLDPRRPGLDALLVFAEPPWPADMQVYELAAERIGAVMSPRFAGYERLRQAPAQALRGEPLLHTTSRPQAWPSWAQQHGIEPGVLKLGQGFEHLYYLLEAAVAGLGVAIAPQPLVAEDLRAGRLVAPWGFSETPAHLALWLPKRAADGRAGQLAQWLKAELARQPV, via the coding sequence ATGAGCCGAGACCTTCCGCCGCTCAATGCGCTGCGCGCATTTGAAGCCACCGCCCGCCTCGGCAGTGTCAGCCAGGCTGCAGAGCAATTGCATGTCACCCATGGCGCGGTCAGTCGCCAGTTGAAAGTACTTGAAGAACACTTGGGTGTCAGCCTGTTCGTCAAGGACGGGCGCGGCCTTAAACTCACAGATGCCGGGGCAAGGTTGCGCGATGCCAGCGCCGAGGCGTTCGAGCGCCTGCGCGATGTGTGTGCCGAACTCACCCAGCGCAGCGCCGACGCGCCGTTTGTATTGGGGTGTTCGGGCAGCTTGCTGGCACGCTGGTTGATACCGCGTCTGGGACGCTTGAATGCCGATTTGCCGGACTTGCGTCTGCATCTGTCGGCGGGTGACGGTGATCTCGATCCCCGCCGCCCCGGCCTCGATGCCTTGCTGGTATTCGCCGAGCCACCGTGGCCGGCCGATATGCAGGTATACGAGCTGGCCGCCGAGCGCATCGGCGCAGTCATGAGTCCGCGCTTCGCCGGCTATGAGCGCCTTCGCCAGGCCCCCGCCCAGGCCTTGCGTGGCGAACCTCTGTTGCACACTACATCGCGGCCGCAAGCCTGGCCCAGTTGGGCACAGCAACACGGGATCGAACCCGGCGTGCTGAAACTCGGCCAGGGTTTTGAGCATTTGTATTATTTGTTGGAAGCGGCGGTGGCAGGACTGGGCGTGGCGATTGCGCCACAACCGCTGGTGGCGGAGGACCTGCGAGCGGGTCGCCTGGTGGCGCCGTGGGGTTTCAGTGAAACCCCGGCGCACCTGGCGTTGTGGCTACCCAAGCGCGCCGCAGACGGGCGCGCCGGGCAATTGGCGCAGTGGCTCAAGGCTGAGCTAGCGCGCCAACCTGTTTAG